Genomic window (Pirellulaceae bacterium):
CCTGGGCAACCACGGTAATTGGCGGATTCGTCCGTGCCGAGGAACGGCCGAACATCGTCGTGATCTTAGCCGATGACCTCGGCTATGGAGACGTTCGTTGCTACAACGACGAATCCCAAGTTCCCACACCGAATATTGACCAACTCGCCCGTCAAGGCATGATGTTGATGGATGCCCACAGCCCATCAACCGTTTGCACCCCCACACGATACAGTCTGCTGACGGGTCGAATGGCTTTTCGCACGGGTCAAGCAGGTGTTTTTACCGGGGCGGGCGGACCATGCCTCATCGAAGCTGATCGTTTGACCTTGCCGCAGATGCTAAAGGACTGCGGCTATGCGACGGCCTGTTTCGGCAAGTGGCACATCGGCATGACTTTCTTTGATCGGGATGGAAAGGCAATCCATCAAGGCGGACTCGAAGCTGTCAAACGCATCGACTACGATCGGCGCATTCCAGACAGTCCCATTCATCGAGGCTTCGACCATTTCTTCGGAACCGTTTGCTGCCCGACCACCGACTGGCTTTACGCCTATGTCGATGGCGACCGAATTCCCGTGCCGCCAACCCAAATCGTTGATCGAGGGCCGCTCCCCAAGCATCCCTATTCCAAAGACAATCGCCCTGGCATGATCGCGCCCAACTTTGATCTTGAGAGCGTCGATTTGGTGTTCTTAGAAAAAAGCCAAGCCTTTCTCAGAGAACATGTTGAACAGCACCCCGAGCAACCATTCTTCTTGTTTCACTCGGCTCAAGCGGTGCACTTACCTTCGTTCGCGGCGAAGCGTTTCCAGGGCAAAACAAATGCCGGACCCCATGGCGACTTCATCCATGAACTTGATTACATCGTCGGCGAATTAACCAAAACGTTAGAGCAACTGGGAGTCGCTGATAATACGCTGGTACTATTCTCCAGTGACAACGGTCCCGAGGTCACCAGTGTGATTCATATGCGGAAGGATCACCAGCATGATGGGGCCCGACCTTGGCGCGGCATGAAGCGAGACCAATGGGAAGGGGGACATCGCGTACCATTCATTGCACGATGGCCAGGCAAGATCAAGGCGGGCCGCGTTTCGCACCACACCGTCAGCTTAACCGATGTCATGTCGACATCCGCCGCCATTGTCGCTGCTTCCCTGCCAAAAAATGCGGCCGAAGACAGTTTTAATATCTTGCCAATTTTAAGGGCCGGTGACGAAGCGGAAGCCGTTCGACGCTACACGTTGCAACAAACAATCAGCTTGGCACTCGCTATTCGGCGTGGAGATTGGAAGTACCTGGACCACCAAGGCTCGGGGGGTAACAATTACCAACGACCTTCGTTGCAGCGTTTCGCAATCGCCGACTCCCAGCCGGAAGCACCGGGTCAGCTGTATAATCTGGCAAAGGACCCTGGAGAAACCATCAATCTCTACTTTGAACATCCCGAGATCGTTAAGGAATTGAAATCTCAACTCGATGCATTCAAACGGAGTGGAAGGTCGCGACCATGACGCAACCACAGATGCCTCCTATGACAATCACAACAGAGAGCGGACTTTCGATTCAATTCGAGGTGATAGTTTGGCCGTCCAAGACATTCACGACTCAACACAACAAGACGATCTAGCGCAAATCGACCGCGCACATATCTGGCATCCCTATTCGTCGATGATTGATCGCCCCGCGATGCTGGCGGTTGAGTCGGCAACTGGCGTTCGGCTGAAGTTGACGAATGGCGATGAATTGATTGATGCCATGTCATCATGGTGGTGTGCAATTCATGGATACAACCATCCGCATTTGAATCTAGCAGCGCGTAACCAGTTGGATTCCATGTCACACGTCATGTTTGGGGGACTCACCCACCAACCGGCTGTCAAACTCACCCAACAGTTGTTACAAGTCACCCCTGCTTCACTGGAAACCGTCTTTTTCGCGGATTCAGGATCGGTGTCGGTCGAAGTGGCCATCAAGATGGCGCTCCAATATTGGCACGCAGCCGGAGTTCCTGACAAAAAACGACTGCTCACCGTCAGAAACGGATATCACGGCGACACCACTGGCGCCATGTCGGTCTGCGACCCCATCAACGGCATGCACCACATCTTTGCAAACCTGCTGCCGCAACATCGATTCGCGGAGGCCCCATCGTGCCGTTTTGGGCAGCCATGTGACGGTAGCCAGATCCAACAGCTCCACGAGCTATTTACGGCACATCGGGACGAAATTGCGGCGGTGATTCTTGAGCCGATCGTCCAGGGCGCCGGTGGCATGCGGATTTATTCGGCCGAGTACCTGGCAAAGATTCGCGAACTTTGTGATCAACACCAAGTGCTGCTGATCCTTGATGAAATCGCCACCGGTTTTGGTCGAACGGGACGATACTTTGCCTGTGAGCACGCCCAAATTGAACCGGATATCATGTGTGTCGGTAAAGCACTTTCCGGTGGGTACTTGACGTTGGCCGCCACACTCACCACCCGCACAGTCGCCGACCAGATCTCGGACAAGGGGCAGGGCGTCTTGATGCATGGCCCGACGTTCATGGCAAATCCCCTCGCCTGCGCTATCGCTTCCGCCAGCCTTGAGATTCTCGCCGAAGGTCATTGGCAGCAGCAAACGAATGCGATCGAACAGATCCTCCGCGAGGAACTCTCGCCGATCCGGGACGAACCTGCAGTGGCTGATGTTCGAGTACTTGGCGCCATTGGAGTGCTCGAATTTCGTCAGCCCATTGATGTCGCATTGGCCCAATGTATCGCGGTGGAGCAGGGCGTCTGGCTGAGACCCTTCGGCCGACTTCTCTACACAATGCCACCCTACGTAATCGAAGAGTCTGACTTACGCAAAGTGACGCAAGCAATGTGGGAAATTGCCAAACAACATGCCCCTTTCGCTGCCAATAGTCGTTAAACTGCTGGGATCGAATCACCCTCCCCATTGATAACCATGGAATCATAGCTGCTCTTCACGCGAGCGACTGCCAATCACGTTTACAGGAGACCTGACGATGACCAACCAGCTGAAGCGACGCGACTTTATCAAGACATCAGCCGGGATTGTAGTTCTGGGTGCTCTGCCGAATCGCGCACGCGCTATTTCGGCAAATGGCAAGTTACGCACAGGCCATGTGGGCGTCGGTGGCATGGGGGGTGCCGATCTTGCTTCGATTTCAAGTCATCCGGCAGTCGAAGTCGCGGGACTGTGTGATGTCGACTCCACGCGACTGGAGAGTGCCGGCGGACGACATCCCAACGCAAAAAGATTCCGTGATTTCCGCGAGATGATTGGCAGTCTTGGTGACACGCTTGATGCGGTCGTCGTATCCACCCCTGACCACACGCATGCCCCCGCGTCACTGGCAGCACTTTCCGCAGGCAAGCCCGTTTACTGCCAAAAGCCGCTAACGCACGAAGTGAATGAAGCTCGTCAGATGCGTGTGCTGGCAGAACAAAAAGATCTACCAACCCAAATGGGCATTCAAGTGCATTCGACGCCTCCTTACCGGCGGGCTGTAAAAATCATTCAAAGCGGGGCCATCGGCAAAGTCAGTGACGTTCACGCGTGGTCGAGCAAGAATTGGGGATACGACGGAGGTCCCTTTCAGGGCAATGCTGCCGTTCCCTCCTCGCTCGATTGGAACCTCTGGATAGGCACGGCACAGATGCGCCCCTTTCACCCCGGCGTTTACCATCCGGGAAACTGGCGCAAGCTGGTCGATTTTGGCACCGGCACGTTAGGTGACATGGGCGTCCACATCTTTGACACACCCTACGACGCGTTGCAACTGACAAACCCCAAATGGGTCCAAACAACCTGCCGAGCGCCAACCGGAGTTGGCCATCCGGAGAAGAACATTGTCCAATACGAATTCCCGGGAACCGATTTCACGACGGACTCCCTGATCTGGACATGGTATGACGGCGCTACCGCACCGCCAGCACTAGGCTCACTCGTAGGCCCTACACTGCCCGGACAAGGCGCACTGTTCATCGGCGAAGAAGGACTTTTGTTGTTGCCTCACGTCGGCGAGGCTCGATTATTTCCGGAAGAAAAATTCACCTCGTACCAACGGCCCGATGTTCCTGGTGCAAATCACTATCATCAATGGGTCGACGCCTGTCTGGGGAAAGGCAAAACGAGTGCAAGTTTCGCCTATGCCGGGCCACTGACCGAAGCCCTCTTACTGGGCGTCGTCGCAAATCGCTTTCCTGGCCAAAAACTAACTTGGGATGCCGAAAGCCTCAAAGTCACCAACATTCCCGATGCTAATCAGTTGATCTCAGCAAGCTATCGAAAAGATTACTAGACAGTCCGTTCGCTGTCTTTTCTGATCGCTCGCCTTGAAATGGAAATCGAGACGTTGCCTGATGAGTCATCCTGGATTGCTTCAACAATGGCTTACCACCGCAGCTTGCCAGGGCGCGTCCGATTTGCATCTCGTGCCTGGATTCCGTCCAACCTTGAGATTACACGGTAATCTCAAGGAATTACGGACCGACGAACTGACCAAAGAAGTCGCTCACGATCTGTTGATGGGTCTCTGCCCCGAGTCCGCCCGATTGCAGTTGCAAGAACAATTTAATGCCGATTTTGCTCTGCAACTGCACATTGACGGTCAACCGCAACGTTATCGGGCCAACTATTTCATGAGCAACCAGCAGTTGGCTGCCTGCTTCCG
Coding sequences:
- a CDS encoding sulfatase-like hydrolase/transferase, which codes for MIRMQHFLLLLAWATTVIGGFVRAEERPNIVVILADDLGYGDVRCYNDESQVPTPNIDQLARQGMMLMDAHSPSTVCTPTRYSLLTGRMAFRTGQAGVFTGAGGPCLIEADRLTLPQMLKDCGYATACFGKWHIGMTFFDRDGKAIHQGGLEAVKRIDYDRRIPDSPIHRGFDHFFGTVCCPTTDWLYAYVDGDRIPVPPTQIVDRGPLPKHPYSKDNRPGMIAPNFDLESVDLVFLEKSQAFLREHVEQHPEQPFFLFHSAQAVHLPSFAAKRFQGKTNAGPHGDFIHELDYIVGELTKTLEQLGVADNTLVLFSSDNGPEVTSVIHMRKDHQHDGARPWRGMKRDQWEGGHRVPFIARWPGKIKAGRVSHHTVSLTDVMSTSAAIVAASLPKNAAEDSFNILPILRAGDEAEAVRRYTLQQTISLALAIRRGDWKYLDHQGSGGNNYQRPSLQRFAIADSQPEAPGQLYNLAKDPGETINLYFEHPEIVKELKSQLDAFKRSGRSRP
- the bioA gene encoding adenosylmethionine--8-amino-7-oxononanoate transaminase, giving the protein MHSNGVEGRDHDATTDASYDNHNRERTFDSIRGDSLAVQDIHDSTQQDDLAQIDRAHIWHPYSSMIDRPAMLAVESATGVRLKLTNGDELIDAMSSWWCAIHGYNHPHLNLAARNQLDSMSHVMFGGLTHQPAVKLTQQLLQVTPASLETVFFADSGSVSVEVAIKMALQYWHAAGVPDKKRLLTVRNGYHGDTTGAMSVCDPINGMHHIFANLLPQHRFAEAPSCRFGQPCDGSQIQQLHELFTAHRDEIAAVILEPIVQGAGGMRIYSAEYLAKIRELCDQHQVLLILDEIATGFGRTGRYFACEHAQIEPDIMCVGKALSGGYLTLAATLTTRTVADQISDKGQGVLMHGPTFMANPLACAIASASLEILAEGHWQQQTNAIEQILREELSPIRDEPAVADVRVLGAIGVLEFRQPIDVALAQCIAVEQGVWLRPFGRLLYTMPPYVIEESDLRKVTQAMWEIAKQHAPFAANSR
- a CDS encoding Gfo/Idh/MocA family oxidoreductase, with product MTNQLKRRDFIKTSAGIVVLGALPNRARAISANGKLRTGHVGVGGMGGADLASISSHPAVEVAGLCDVDSTRLESAGGRHPNAKRFRDFREMIGSLGDTLDAVVVSTPDHTHAPASLAALSAGKPVYCQKPLTHEVNEARQMRVLAEQKDLPTQMGIQVHSTPPYRRAVKIIQSGAIGKVSDVHAWSSKNWGYDGGPFQGNAAVPSSLDWNLWIGTAQMRPFHPGVYHPGNWRKLVDFGTGTLGDMGVHIFDTPYDALQLTNPKWVQTTCRAPTGVGHPEKNIVQYEFPGTDFTTDSLIWTWYDGATAPPALGSLVGPTLPGQGALFIGEEGLLLLPHVGEARLFPEEKFTSYQRPDVPGANHYHQWVDACLGKGKTSASFAYAGPLTEALLLGVVANRFPGQKLTWDAESLKVTNIPDANQLISASYRKDY